In the Parasteatoda tepidariorum isolate YZ-2023 chromosome 3, CAS_Ptep_4.0, whole genome shotgun sequence genome, one interval contains:
- the LOC122268794 gene encoding structural maintenance of chromosomes protein 2, with product MSKKISKKKLSEKEMDEKRKKCRERVRKHRAKMTEEKKAEKKAKDREYKQKMKEAGVIKNINELSNRQKRMKRRQWKKDSRNYRRKQIMKKEEIVKESTTLGRKGSPRVPAGRKVAKRTYMKMRRDIQSMKTKINKKDKKIETLRKQVYRLQNKKNVDLSPRKQVKKIVGRKKVSPAIRKNLLLSYALMSGLSDKKKKTCQNEKERRMFNHIISLKIIKKYRMIGHLKNIISYQEFRKGLKMKNVYFKRSNRNQKERLKLQQSVHKFLEEDINSCMAPGAKDCITRNKVKHQKRYLRNTMQNLHKMFLERNNTKISYSTFCRLKPFWILKPKVTSRDTCLCTKHANFEFLSMKLNYHQLIKERQAEELCTKVCCDEKNKDCMERNCSRCKNKTLPVTLIGTSLKEEDETFYYQWVKKREKIKDKNGKDKVITITIKDKIVCTVGELISKANIQIEPFLKHVFIMRHQFNAVKKIKGSLNANEVIVLIDFSQNYACKFGSEIQTMHFGSNKPQVTLHTGVLYHNDVQHCHYDPSKLEQVISFCSVSPSLRHDPSAIWAHLQPVLKLIKEYLPSVDTIHFQSDGPTPQYRNKCNFFLLTYFASAFAFKEVTWNFSAAGHGKGAADGVGGSIKNIADHVVACGSDIPNSSELLKVLREKELKVKIFEITEEDIKKIDSFVNILLEPIPNTMKLHQVTWSHTKPKDLSLRLLSCFSCMGDEICKHFAPSPATFTFPEENVLHQKIEKKSTNIAVGDWLAVIYDNLWYPGSVEEIQEDGFVLSFMHCSGDKFYWPSPEEKFTVPENEIMCIISDAPQPISRRHFIIQNKKKYDDILINILNS from the exons ATGTCTAAGAAAATCTCAAAAAAGAAGCTTAGTGAAAAAGAAATGGatgaaaaacgtaaaaaatgtCGTGAACGTGTTAGAAAACACAGAGCAAAAATGACAGAAGAAAAGAAAGCTGAGAAAAAAGCAAAGGATCGagaatacaaacaaaaaatgaaagaggctggagttatcaaaaatataaatgaattatcaAATAGACAGAAGCGGATGAAGCGGAGACAGTGGAAAAAAGACTCTCGCAACTacagaagaaaacaaattatgaagaAAGAAGAAATAGTAAAAGAATCAACAACACTTGGAAGAAAAGGATCCCCAAGGGTACCAGCTGGGAGAAAAGTGGCCAAACGTACTTATATGAAAATGAGAAGAGATATTCAAtcaatgaaaactaaaataaacaaaaaagataaaaagattgAAACTTTAAGGAAACAAGTTTATCGCctccaaaacaaaaaaaatgtggaCCTTTCCCCTCGTAAACAAGTGAAGAAGATTGTAGGTAGAAAGAAAGTTTCACCTGCTATTAGGAAAAATTTACTTCTAAGTTATGCTCTTATGTCAGGCCTgtcagataaaaagaaaaaaacctgtCAAAATGAGAAGGAGAGACGAATGTTCAATCATATAATTtcccttaaaattattaagaaatatagaaTGATTGgccatctgaaaaatattatatcttacCAAGAGTTcagaaaaggtttaaaaatgaaaaacgtcTACTTCAAACGATCCAACAGAAATCAAAAAGAACGACTTAAACTGCAACAATCAGTGCACAAGTTTTTGGAGGAGGATATAAATAGTTGCATGGCACCTGGTGCAAAAGACTGCATTACAAGAAACAAAGTAAAACACCAAAAGAGATACCTAAGAAACACAATGCagaatttgcataaaatgtttcTGGAAAGAAATAATACAAAGATTAGCTATTCAACTTTTTGCAGATTAAAACCCTTTTGGATACTCAAACCAAAGGTAACCAGTCGGGATACTTGTTTATGCACAAAGcatgcaaattttgaatttctttcgaTGAAACTAAATTACCACCAACTTATAAAAGAAAGACAAGCGGAAGAATTATGCACCAAAGTTTGCTGCGATGAAAAAAACAAGGACTGTATGGAGAGAAACTGTAGTAGGTGTAAAAACAAGACTCTCCCGGTAACCTTAATCGGAACTTCATTAAAGGAAGAAGATGAGACATTTTATTACCAGTgggttaaaaaaagagagaagatAAAAGATAAGAATGGGAAGGACAAagtaattacaattacaattaaagataaaattgtcTGCACAGTTGGAGAGTTAATCAGTAAAgcaaatattcaaattgaacCTTTTTTGAAGCACGTGTTTATCATGAGACATCAGTTTAATgctgtcaaaaaaataaaaggttctCTCAATGCAAATGAAGTAATCGTTTTAATTgacttttctcaaaattatgcTTGTAAATTTGGATCGGAGATTCAGACCATGCACTTTGGTTCTAATAAGCCTCAGGTTACATTACACACAGGTGTTTTGTATCACAATGATGTACAACACTGTCATTATGATCCATCCAAGCTTGAGCAGGTTATATCTTTCTGTTCAGTTTCACCCTCCCTCCGTCATGATCCAAGTGCAATTTGGGCCCACCTCCAACCtgtattaaagttaataaaggAATATCTGCCTAGTGTGGATACTATACACTTTCAAAGTGATGGACCAACTCCACAATACAGAAACAAATgcaacttttttcttctaacttaTTTTGCCTCAGCATTTGCTTTTAAGGAGGTCACATGGAATTTCTCGGCAGCTGGGCATGGGAAGGGTGCAGCAGATGGTGTTGGTggatcaattaaaaatattgctgatCATGTTGTAGCTTGTGGATCTGATATACCAAACTCCAGTGAACTGCTTAAGGTCTTGagagaaaaagaattgaaagttAAGATCTTCGAAATTACAGaggaagatattaaaaaaatagatagctTTGTCAACATTTTATTGGAACCAATTCCAAACACAATGAAATTACATCAAGTTACTTGGAGTCACACGAAACCTAAAGACTTATCCCTAAGATTACTCAGTTGCTTCAGCTGCATGGGAGATGAAATTTGTAAGCATTTTGCACCAAGTCCTGCCACATTTACATTTCCTGAAGAAAATGTTCTTcaccaaaaaattgaaaagaaatctaCAAATATAGCTGTAGGTGATTGGCTAGCTGTTATTTATGACAATTTGTGGTATCCTG GTTCAGTAGAAGAAATTCAAGAAGATGGTTTTGTGCTGTCATTTATGCATTGTTCTGGAGATAAATTTTATTGGCCATCACCCGAGGAAAAATTTACAGTtcctgaaaatgaaattatgtgtATAATATCTGATGCACCACAACCGATCTCTAGACGccatttcattattcaaaataaaaaaaaatatgatgacatattgattaacattttaaattcataa
- the LOC139425230 gene encoding protein FAM200C-like, producing the protein MCSLHSTTKGRDIFEAVMKAVNSVGGFEKCSVLATDGAKTMVGTKIGLIGCLRENGMKCPALHSIFIIHSFYCNIHQHALCGKSVKQTETLKKVLKVIDMIRGGNRALMHRRQFRNFLEEIEAEYGDLLTYNQVRWFSARNSSLFLHHFFPSENLEEKLLSMDFSRHLAFLTDITGHLNHVNLKLQERGQLVSDLMAHSNGFSWLVGFYWHKSQKWLYCARH; encoded by the coding sequence ATGTGTTCTCTTCACTCCACAACAAAGGGTAGGGACATATTTGAAGCAGTGATGAAAGCGGTCAACAGTGTCGGAGGTTTTGAAAAGTGTTCCGTCCTAGCTACAGACGGTGCAAAGACAATGGTAGGAACAAAGATAGGATTGATTGGATGTTTGAGAGAAAATGGAATGAAATGCCCTGCACTTCATTCCATTTTcatcattcattcattttattgcaACATTCACCAGCATGCTTTATGCGGGAAATCGGTGAAGCAAACTGAAACcctcaaaaaagttttgaaagtcATCGACATGATCAGAGGCGGCAACAGGGCTCTTATGCATCGGCGGCAGTTCCGCAACTTTTTGGAGGAAATTGAAGCAGAATACGGAGACCTGCTTACGTACAATCAAGTTAGGTGGTTTAGTGCCAGAAACTCCTCTCTTTTCCTTCACCACTTTTTTCCATCAGAAAACcttgaagaaaaacttttaagcatGGATTTTTCACGTCACCTAGCATTTCTAACTGATATTACTGGCCACCTTAACCATGTAAACTTAAAACTACAAGAAAGAGGCCAACTGGTGTCTGACCTAATGGCACACAGCAATGGGTTTAGTTGGTTAGTTGGATTTTATTGGCACAAGAGCCAGAAATGGCTATACTGCGCCAGGCACTAG
- the LOC139425232 gene encoding zinc finger BED domain-containing protein 5-like gives MFTQVKSDQYNALHAISLKLAKAKKPYTDGVVVKKCAVEMAKAFGDSKMAKHFDSVPASHQTVQRRVAEMGDQIQQKLTCEIEKCCYIDESTDLSDVSQLLIFIGTAKED, from the coding sequence ATGTTTACTCAAGTAAAATCTGATCAATACAATGCTTTGCATGCAATTTCACTTAAGCTTGCTAAAGCGAAAAAACCTTACACTGATGGCGTCGTTGTTAAAAAGTGTGCTGTAGAAATGGCAAAAGCGTTTGGTGATAGCAAAATGGCTAAGCATTTTGACTCAGTTCCAGCTTCTCATCAGACCGTCCAACGAAGAGTTGCCGAAATGGGTGACCAAATACAACAGAAATTGACCTGCGAGATTGAAAAATGCTGCTATATCGACGAGAGTACAGATCTGTCGGACGTTAGTCAACTCTTGATTTTCATTGGCACTGCTAAAGAAGATTGA